In one window of Mercurialis annua linkage group LG4, ddMerAnnu1.2, whole genome shotgun sequence DNA:
- the LOC126676594 gene encoding 14 kDa proline-rich protein DC2.15-like, translated as MASRTIASTAFLLALNLLFFTLVSSTYCPPSTPKGHPSKPIKPSPVPSYKPAKCPKDTIKLGVCLNLLNDLLSVTIGTPPKTPCCSLLADLVDLEAAVCICTTLKASVAGISLNVPVNLSLLLNYCGKKVPEGFQCA; from the coding sequence ATGGCTTCAAGAACTATAGCTTCAACTGCCTTTCTCCTTGCTCTCAACCTTCTTTTCTTTACTTTAGTGAGCTCTACATATTGCCCACCATCAACACCAAAAGGCCATCCATCAAAACCTATTAAACCATCACCAGTGCCATCATATAAACCAGCTAAATGCCCAAAGGATACCATCAAACTTGGTGTATGCCTTAATTTATTGAACGATTTATTGAGTGTTACAATCGGTACCCCACCAAAGACTCCTTGTTGTAGCCTTCTTGCTGATCTCGTTGATCTTGAAGCTGCTGTTTGCATTTGCACTACCCTCAAAGCTAGTGTTGCAGGTATTAGCTTGAATGTTCCGGTTAATTTGAGCTTGTTGCTTAACTACTGTGGTAAGAAGGTGCCAGAAGGGTTTCAATGCGCTTAA